Proteins found in one Allorhizobium pseudoryzae genomic segment:
- the topA gene encoding type I DNA topoisomerase, with translation MNVVVVESPAKAKTINKYLGSGFKVLASFGHVRDLPAKDGSVLPDQDFEMSWEVDGASAKRMKDIADAVKGSDGLFLATDPDREGEAISWHVLDLLKKKKVIGDKPVKRVVFNAITKKAVLDAMANPRDIDIALVDAYLARRALDYLVGFNLSPVLWRKLPGARSAGRVQSVALRLVCDRESEIERFVPEEYWNLSALLKTPRGDEFEAKLVSADGKRLQARGVKNGEDAGRLKALLEGAAYSVESVEAKPVKRNPGPPFTTSTLQQAASSNLGFSASRTMQVAQKLYEGVDIGGETVGLITYMRTDGVQMAPEAIDAARRAIGDQFGERYLPEKARFYSTKAKNAQEAHEAIRPTDFNRSPDKVRRFLDGDQLRLYELVWKRGIASQMASAEMERTTVEIAAANGADRAGLRAVGSVVRFDGFLAAYVDKREEGEAGEDDEDGRLPEINAREALAKSKVNSSQHFTEPPPRYSEASLIKKMEELGIGRPSTYAATLKTLSDREYIVIDKRKLIPHSKGRLVTAFLENFFTKYVEYDFTADLEEKLDRISAGELNWKQVLRDFWQDFFAQIEDTKELRVTNVLDALNEALAPLVFPKREDGSDPRICQVCGTGNLSLKLGKYGAFVGCSNYPECNYTRQLTADGAEAEASTLNEPKALGTDPMTGEELTLRSGRFGPYIQRGDGKDAKRASLPRGWKPEDIDHEKALALINLPRDVGQHPETGKMISAGIGRYGPFLLHDGTYANLESVEDVFTVGLNRAVTVLAEKQSKGGGRGRTAAATLKELGDHPQGGAMTVREGRYGPYINWGKVNATLPKGKDPQSVTVEEALALIAEKAGKTPAAKAKATKAAKSSAKSSPKTKAADGDAAKPAKKPAAKTKTAAKPKAATKAKKTDT, from the coding sequence ATGAATGTTGTCGTCGTAGAATCTCCGGCCAAGGCCAAGACCATCAACAAGTATCTTGGGTCCGGCTTCAAGGTTCTCGCATCCTTCGGTCACGTCCGCGATCTTCCCGCCAAGGATGGCTCCGTTCTTCCCGACCAGGATTTCGAAATGTCCTGGGAGGTGGATGGCGCCTCGGCCAAGCGGATGAAGGATATCGCCGATGCCGTCAAAGGCTCCGACGGCCTGTTCCTGGCAACCGACCCGGATCGCGAGGGTGAAGCCATTTCCTGGCACGTGCTCGATCTCTTGAAGAAGAAGAAGGTGATTGGCGACAAACCGGTGAAGCGCGTCGTCTTCAACGCCATCACCAAAAAGGCGGTGCTGGATGCGATGGCCAATCCGCGCGACATCGACATCGCGCTGGTCGATGCTTATCTCGCCCGGCGCGCGCTGGATTATCTCGTCGGCTTCAACCTTTCGCCGGTCCTGTGGCGCAAGCTGCCCGGCGCCCGTTCCGCCGGTCGCGTCCAGTCGGTGGCGCTGAGGTTGGTCTGCGACCGCGAGTCGGAAATCGAACGTTTCGTTCCGGAAGAATACTGGAACCTCTCGGCCCTCCTGAAGACGCCGCGCGGCGATGAATTCGAAGCGAAGCTCGTGTCTGCCGATGGCAAGCGGTTGCAGGCGCGTGGCGTCAAGAACGGCGAGGATGCCGGTCGTCTGAAGGCGCTGCTCGAAGGCGCGGCCTACAGCGTCGAATCGGTTGAGGCCAAGCCGGTCAAGCGCAATCCCGGCCCGCCCTTCACCACGTCTACGCTGCAGCAGGCCGCCTCCTCCAATCTCGGCTTCTCCGCATCCCGCACCATGCAGGTGGCGCAGAAGCTCTACGAGGGCGTCGATATCGGCGGCGAGACGGTGGGTCTCATCACCTATATGCGTACCGACGGCGTGCAGATGGCACCGGAAGCGATCGATGCGGCACGCCGCGCCATCGGCGACCAGTTCGGCGAACGCTACCTGCCGGAAAAGGCCCGCTTCTATTCCACCAAGGCGAAGAACGCCCAGGAAGCGCACGAGGCCATCCGTCCGACCGATTTCAACCGCTCTCCGGACAAGGTGCGTCGTTTCCTCGATGGCGACCAGCTGCGCCTTTACGAACTCGTCTGGAAGCGCGGCATTGCCAGCCAGATGGCCTCTGCCGAAATGGAACGCACCACGGTCGAAATCGCCGCCGCCAATGGCGCGGATCGCGCCGGTTTGCGGGCCGTCGGCTCGGTCGTCCGCTTCGACGGGTTCCTGGCGGCCTATGTGGACAAGCGCGAAGAGGGCGAAGCCGGCGAGGACGACGAGGATGGTCGTCTGCCGGAAATCAATGCCCGCGAGGCGCTGGCCAAGAGCAAGGTCAATTCCAGCCAGCATTTCACCGAGCCGCCGCCACGTTATTCGGAAGCCTCGCTGATCAAGAAGATGGAAGAGCTCGGCATCGGTCGTCCCTCCACCTATGCCGCGACGCTGAAGACCTTGAGCGACCGCGAATACATCGTCATCGACAAGCGCAAGCTCATCCCGCATTCCAAGGGTCGGCTGGTGACCGCCTTCCTCGAAAACTTCTTCACGAAGTACGTGGAATATGATTTCACCGCCGACCTCGAAGAGAAGCTCGACCGGATCTCCGCCGGTGAACTCAACTGGAAGCAGGTTCTGCGCGATTTCTGGCAGGACTTCTTTGCTCAGATCGAGGATACCAAGGAACTGCGCGTCACCAACGTGCTGGATGCGCTGAACGAGGCGCTTGCGCCCCTCGTTTTCCCGAAGCGCGAAGACGGCTCGGACCCGCGCATCTGCCAGGTTTGCGGCACCGGCAACCTGTCGCTGAAGCTCGGCAAATACGGCGCCTTCGTCGGCTGCTCCAACTATCCGGAGTGCAACTATACCCGCCAGCTGACGGCCGATGGCGCGGAAGCCGAGGCCTCGACGCTCAACGAACCGAAGGCGCTCGGCACCGATCCGATGACCGGCGAGGAACTGACGCTGCGGTCCGGCCGTTTCGGACCCTATATCCAGCGCGGCGACGGCAAGGATGCCAAGCGCGCCTCGCTGCCGCGCGGCTGGAAGCCTGAAGACATCGACCACGAGAAGGCACTGGCCCTGATCAACCTGCCGCGCGATGTCGGCCAGCATCCGGAAACCGGCAAGATGATCTCCGCCGGCATCGGACGTTACGGACCCTTCCTGCTGCATGACGGCACCTATGCCAACCTCGAAAGCGTCGAGGACGTCTTTACCGTCGGCCTCAACCGCGCTGTCACGGTTCTGGCGGAAAAGCAGAGTAAGGGTGGTGGACGCGGTCGCACCGCTGCGGCAACGCTCAAGGAACTGGGCGACCATCCGCAGGGCGGCGCAATGACCGTGCGCGAAGGCCGCTATGGGCCCTACATCAACTGGGGCAAGGTCAATGCCACCCTGCCGAAGGGCAAGGACCCGCAAAGCGTGACGGTCGAGGAAGCGCTGGCGCTGATTGCCGAAAAGGCCGGCAAGACCCCTGCTGCCAAGGCAAAGGCGACCAAGGCGGCGAAATCCTCGGCCAAGTCCTCGCCCAAGACCAAGGCAGCGGATGGCGATGCGGCGAAACCCGCAAAGAAGCCCGCCGCAAAGACGAAAACCGCCGCCAAACCGAAGGCGGCCACGAAAGCAAAGAAGACGGATACGTGA
- a CDS encoding NUDIX domain-containing protein has translation MTPADRSTKAEVRNRPGSPLRLRPKASASLILIDRSRPSPHVLVGRRGSGHAFMPDLYVFPGGRRDNRDHALPFSQDLNPSVVDLLLRRCPPSMGASGARALALAALRELHEETGLRLGPTLAPDVPYCPDLSSLRFVARAVTPPGAVRRFDNRFFATFVDEASIDLNNLRESDELSDFRWLDLAALTSVPLPEIVAVIARDLKISLESDPSLPFGNDVYAYTNRNGQFLRSRL, from the coding sequence ATGACGCCGGCTGATCGTTCGACTAAGGCCGAGGTTCGAAACCGGCCCGGCTCTCCCCTTCGTCTCAGACCCAAGGCATCCGCCTCGCTCATCCTGATCGATCGCAGCCGACCCTCGCCGCATGTGCTGGTCGGGCGGCGTGGCAGCGGCCACGCCTTCATGCCGGATCTCTACGTCTTCCCCGGTGGCCGCCGTGACAACCGCGACCATGCCCTGCCCTTCTCTCAGGATCTGAACCCGAGCGTCGTGGACCTGCTGCTGCGCCGTTGTCCGCCGAGCATGGGGGCAAGCGGCGCCCGGGCGCTGGCGCTGGCGGCGCTCCGAGAATTGCACGAGGAAACCGGGCTGCGTCTCGGCCCCACCTTAGCGCCCGACGTTCCCTATTGCCCGGACCTCTCCAGCCTGCGGTTCGTGGCGCGCGCCGTCACCCCGCCCGGCGCGGTGCGCCGCTTCGACAACCGCTTCTTTGCCACATTCGTCGATGAAGCTTCGATCGACCTGAACAACCTGCGGGAAAGCGACGAGCTGTCGGATTTCCGCTGGCTCGATCTGGCGGCGCTCACCTCGGTGCCGCTGCCGGAAATCGTCGCTGTCATTGCGCGGGATCTGAAGATTTCGCTTGAGTCCGATCCGTCTTTGCCGTTTGGAAACGATGTTTACGCATACACCAACCGCAACGGTCAGTTTCTGCGCAGTCGGCTGTAG
- a CDS encoding DUF983 domain-containing protein, whose amino-acid sequence MTASSDHAQSHAHDHRQPIRYGGAERPERPLGQAILRGLKCTCPNCGSGRLFKSFLKPVDHCAACGEEMFHHRADDLPPYLVIFIIGHVTVGGFMMTDMVWQLSMWTHLAIWTPITILTALLSMQPIKGGVIGLQWALRMHGFGNEDDSFDPGRGGPIE is encoded by the coding sequence ATGACGGCCTCGAGCGATCACGCCCAAAGCCATGCCCATGACCACCGGCAGCCGATCCGTTACGGCGGGGCGGAACGCCCCGAGCGTCCGCTCGGGCAGGCGATCCTGCGCGGCCTCAAATGCACCTGCCCGAACTGCGGCAGCGGGCGTCTGTTCAAGAGCTTCCTGAAGCCGGTCGATCACTGCGCGGCCTGCGGCGAGGAGATGTTCCACCACCGCGCCGACGACCTGCCGCCCTATCTCGTCATCTTCATCATCGGCCACGTCACGGTCGGCGGCTTCATGATGACGGACATGGTCTGGCAGCTGTCGATGTGGACGCATCTCGCCATCTGGACGCCGATCACCATCCTGACGGCGCTTTTATCCATGCAGCCGATCAAGGGCGGCGTCATCGGCCTGCAATGGGCCTTGCGCATGCACGGCTTCGGCAACGAGGACGACAGTTTCGATCCCGGTCGCGGTGGCCCGATCGAATGA
- a CDS encoding aspartate carbamoyltransferase catalytic subunit, whose product MVFFPHRHLLGIKGLTEQDITFLLDRADEAVKISRQREKKTSTLRGLTQINLFFEASTRTQSSFELAGKRLGADVMNMSVGNSSVKKGETLIDTAMTLNAMRPDVLVIRHSSAGAAALLSQKVACSVVNAGDGQHEHPTQALLDALTIRRAKGKLSRIIVAICGDVLHSRVARSNILLLNAMGARVRVVAPATLLPSGIAQMGVEVFHSMEEGLKDADVVMMLRLQRERMSGAFVPSVREYFHFYGLDAEKLKAAKEDALVMHPGPMNRGVEIASEVADGPQSVIESQVEMGVAVRMAVLETLLVSQNQGPRSEGVGA is encoded by the coding sequence GTGGTCTTCTTCCCCCACCGCCATCTCCTCGGGATCAAGGGCCTGACCGAGCAGGATATCACATTCCTTCTCGACAGGGCCGACGAGGCGGTCAAAATCAGCCGGCAACGCGAAAAGAAAACATCGACGCTGCGCGGCCTGACACAGATCAATCTTTTCTTCGAAGCCTCCACCCGCACCCAATCCTCCTTCGAGCTTGCGGGCAAGCGGCTTGGCGCCGACGTCATGAACATGTCCGTCGGGAACTCCTCGGTCAAGAAGGGCGAGACGCTCATCGACACGGCGATGACGCTGAACGCCATGCGCCCGGACGTGCTGGTCATCCGCCATTCCAGTGCCGGGGCGGCAGCCCTTCTCTCGCAGAAGGTCGCCTGCTCGGTGGTCAATGCCGGTGACGGCCAGCACGAGCACCCGACGCAGGCGCTGCTCGATGCCCTCACCATCCGCCGCGCCAAGGGGAAACTCTCGCGCATCATCGTCGCCATCTGCGGCGACGTGCTGCATTCGCGTGTGGCTCGCTCCAACATCCTGCTGCTGAACGCCATGGGCGCCCGCGTGCGGGTCGTGGCCCCCGCCACGCTGCTTCCCTCCGGCATAGCCCAGATGGGCGTCGAGGTCTTCCATTCCATGGAAGAGGGTCTGAAGGATGCCGACGTGGTGATGATGCTGCGCCTGCAGCGCGAGCGCATGTCCGGCGCCTTCGTGCCGTCGGTGCGCGAATACTTCCACTTCTACGGCCTTGATGCCGAAAAGCTGAAGGCGGCGAAGGAGGATGCGCTTGTGATGCATCCCGGACCGATGAACCGCGGCGTCGAGATCGCCTCTGAAGTGGCGGACGGACCTCAGAGCGTCATCGAAAGCCAGGTGGAAATGGGCGTTGCGGTGCGAATGGCAGTTCTGGAAACGCTGCTCGTCTCGCAGAACCAGGGCCCGCGCAGCGAAGGAGTGGGCGCATGA
- the rnr gene encoding ribonuclease R, which produces MAASGDRSIIVQGVVPPREVLLEFIADNPDRATKREIAKAFGLKGESRVELKDVLRDLEDEGLLQKSRKALTRPGALPPMTVLDITTRDKDGDLIGRPAEWMEDQGVAPAVLIRQSSDSRSKSKAPAAGLGDRVLAKIFPNKDRSGPAYTARVVKVIDKHRNAALGVIRLMPEGGARLLPIDRRGEEMQIAAADLGEAKDGDLIEADVLRGNRFGLTRAKVLSVVGSVASEKAISMIAIYSHGIPHIFPKSVMDEAEEAKPASMVKREDWRDLPLVTIDPADAKDHDDAVYAEPDPSPDNEGGVIVTVAIADVSYYVRTGSQLDREALKRGNSVYFPDRVVPMLPERISNNLCSLREGEDRPALAVRMVFSKEGRKASHTFHRIMMKSAAKLSYQQAQAAIDGKPDDKSGPLLEPILKPLWNAYAIMKRGRDRRQPLELDMPERKIVLKADGTVDKVIIPERLDAHKLIEEMMIQANVAAAETLEKKRQPLVYRVHDAPTLAKQEVLREFLATLGISMAKGGQMRSNSFNGILAKAEDTPHQVMVNEMVLRSQSQAVYSPENIGHFGLNLMKYAHFTSPIRRYADLIVHRALVGSLGLGEGGITPEEEGQLDDIAAEISTFERRAMAAERDTINRLIAHHLAERVGQEFKGRVSGVTKAGLFVTLPTYGADGFVPISTLGNDYFHYDESRQALIGEKTGLGYQLGDAVDVKLAEAIPLAGALRFEMLSEGQKMGAATRSFHKAGRRGRQAPRKPGTRPPRRGR; this is translated from the coding sequence CTGGCCGCTTCCGGTGACCGGTCGATCATCGTGCAGGGCGTCGTTCCGCCGCGCGAGGTCCTCCTGGAATTCATCGCCGACAATCCGGATCGCGCCACGAAGCGCGAGATCGCGAAGGCCTTCGGCCTGAAGGGCGAGAGCCGCGTCGAACTGAAGGATGTCCTGCGGGACCTGGAGGACGAGGGCCTGCTGCAGAAGAGCCGCAAGGCGCTGACGCGCCCCGGCGCACTGCCGCCGATGACGGTTCTCGACATCACGACGCGCGACAAGGACGGCGACCTGATCGGTCGGCCCGCCGAATGGATGGAAGACCAGGGCGTGGCGCCGGCGGTGCTGATCCGCCAGTCCTCCGATAGCCGCAGCAAGTCGAAAGCGCCGGCGGCCGGGCTCGGCGACCGGGTTCTCGCCAAGATCTTTCCGAACAAGGACCGCTCCGGCCCCGCTTATACCGCCCGGGTGGTGAAGGTCATCGACAAGCACCGCAATGCGGCGCTCGGCGTCATCCGCCTGATGCCGGAAGGCGGCGCGCGGCTTCTACCGATCGACCGGCGCGGCGAGGAGATGCAGATCGCCGCTGCCGATCTCGGCGAGGCGAAGGATGGCGACCTGATCGAGGCGGACGTGCTGCGCGGCAACCGCTTTGGCCTGACGCGGGCCAAGGTTCTCTCCGTCGTCGGCTCGGTCGCCTCGGAAAAGGCGATCTCGATGATCGCCATCTATTCGCACGGCATCCCGCACATTTTTCCGAAATCGGTGATGGACGAGGCGGAGGAGGCCAAACCGGCGAGCATGGTCAAGCGCGAGGACTGGCGCGACCTGCCGCTCGTCACCATCGATCCGGCGGATGCCAAGGACCATGACGATGCCGTCTATGCCGAGCCGGACCCCTCGCCCGACAATGAAGGCGGCGTGATCGTCACCGTCGCGATTGCCGACGTCTCTTATTATGTCCGCACCGGCTCCCAGCTCGACCGCGAGGCGTTGAAGCGCGGCAATTCGGTCTATTTCCCCGACCGCGTCGTGCCCATGCTGCCGGAGCGGATTTCGAACAACCTCTGCTCGCTGCGCGAGGGCGAGGACCGGCCTGCACTTGCCGTGCGCATGGTCTTCTCGAAGGAGGGCCGCAAGGCGAGCCACACCTTCCACCGCATCATGATGAAGAGCGCGGCAAAGCTCTCCTATCAGCAGGCGCAGGCGGCGATCGACGGCAAGCCGGACGACAAGAGCGGCCCGCTGCTCGAGCCCATCCTGAAGCCGCTGTGGAACGCCTATGCGATCATGAAGCGTGGCCGCGACCGCCGCCAGCCGCTCGAACTCGACATGCCGGAGCGCAAGATCGTGCTGAAAGCCGACGGCACGGTCGACAAGGTGATCATCCCCGAACGCCTCGATGCCCACAAGCTGATCGAGGAAATGATGATCCAGGCCAACGTGGCGGCCGCCGAAACGCTGGAAAAAAAGCGCCAGCCGCTGGTCTACCGCGTCCATGATGCGCCGACGCTTGCCAAGCAGGAGGTGCTGCGCGAGTTCCTGGCAACGCTCGGCATCTCGATGGCCAAGGGCGGGCAGATGCGCTCCAACTCGTTCAACGGCATCCTTGCGAAGGCCGAGGACACGCCGCACCAGGTGATGGTCAACGAGATGGTGCTGCGCAGCCAGAGCCAGGCCGTCTACAGCCCGGAGAACATCGGCCATTTCGGTCTCAACCTGATGAAATACGCGCATTTCACCTCGCCGATCCGCCGTTATGCCGACCTTATCGTGCACCGCGCGCTGGTCGGCTCGCTGGGGCTCGGCGAAGGCGGCATCACGCCGGAGGAAGAAGGCCAGCTCGACGATATCGCCGCCGAGATCTCGACCTTCGAACGGCGCGCCATGGCCGCCGAGCGCGACACGATCAACCGGCTGATCGCCCATCATCTGGCCGAACGCGTCGGCCAGGAGTTCAAGGGCCGCGTGTCCGGCGTCACCAAGGCAGGACTTTTTGTCACGCTGCCCACCTATGGCGCCGATGGTTTCGTGCCCATATCTACGCTTGGCAACGACTATTTCCATTACGACGAAAGCCGCCAGGCGCTGATCGGTGAAAAAACCGGTCTCGGTTATCAACTTGGTGACGCGGTCGATGTCAAATTGGCCGAAGCCATTCCGCTGGCCGGAGCACTGCGCTTCGAAATGCTGAGCGAAGGGCAGAAGATGGGAGCGGCCACCCGGTCCTTCCACAAGGCGGGCCGCAGGGGACGGCAAGCACCGCGCAAACCAGGGACACGTCCGCCGCGCCGCGGACGCTAG
- a CDS encoding dihydroorotase: MIKPLVLKNVRILDPSRTLDETGTIIVGSDGTILAAGADAQNQGTPEGAEVKDCKGLVAAPGLVDARVFVGEPGAEHRETIESASRAAAAGGVTSFIMMPDTDPVLDDIALIEFVKKTARDKAIVNVHPAAALTRGLHGEEMTEIGMLKAAGAVAFTQGRHGLADTQMLRRAMTYAREFGAVISLEARDPYLAVNGVMNEGLFASWLGLSGAPREAELIPLERDLRIAALTGAHYHAAKISVPESAEAIRVARGRGAKATCGISINHLSLNENDIGEYRTFFKLSPPLRTEDDRQAMVDALADGTIDIIVSSHDPQDVDTKRLPFSDAADGAIGLETMLSAALRLHHADRVPLMRLIHALSTRPAEIFGLEAGTLKPGAKADITLIDLDEPWLVSKDMILSRSKNTPFDEARFSGRAVATYVAGRLVHAL; the protein is encoded by the coding sequence ATGATCAAGCCGCTTGTGCTCAAGAATGTCCGCATTCTCGACCCTTCCCGCACGCTCGATGAAACCGGCACGATCATCGTCGGCAGCGACGGAACGATCCTCGCCGCCGGCGCCGATGCCCAGAACCAGGGCACGCCCGAGGGCGCAGAGGTGAAGGACTGCAAGGGCCTCGTCGCGGCACCGGGCCTCGTCGATGCCCGCGTCTTTGTCGGCGAACCGGGTGCGGAACACCGCGAGACGATCGAATCGGCGAGCCGCGCGGCGGCCGCCGGCGGCGTCACGTCCTTCATCATGATGCCGGATACCGATCCGGTGCTCGACGACATCGCGCTGATCGAATTCGTCAAGAAGACGGCGCGCGACAAGGCGATCGTCAACGTCCACCCGGCAGCAGCCCTCACCCGCGGACTGCATGGCGAGGAAATGACCGAGATCGGCATGCTGAAGGCCGCCGGTGCGGTCGCCTTCACGCAAGGCCGCCACGGCCTGGCCGACACGCAGATGCTGCGCCGCGCGATGACCTATGCCCGCGAATTCGGTGCCGTCATCTCGCTCGAAGCCCGCGATCCGTACCTCGCCGTCAACGGCGTGATGAACGAGGGCCTGTTTGCCAGCTGGCTCGGCCTCTCGGGTGCGCCGCGCGAGGCGGAACTGATCCCGCTGGAGCGTGACCTGCGCATAGCCGCACTCACCGGGGCGCATTACCATGCCGCCAAGATCTCGGTGCCGGAATCGGCCGAAGCGATCCGCGTGGCGCGGGGCCGCGGCGCCAAGGCCACCTGCGGCATCTCGATCAATCACTTGTCGCTCAACGAAAACGACATCGGCGAATACCGCACCTTCTTCAAGCTGTCGCCGCCGCTCAGAACCGAAGACGACCGGCAGGCCATGGTCGATGCGCTGGCCGACGGCACGATCGATATCATCGTCTCCTCGCATGATCCGCAGGATGTCGATACCAAGCGCCTGCCCTTCTCCGATGCCGCCGATGGCGCAATCGGGCTCGAAACCATGCTGTCGGCTGCCCTTCGCCTCCATCATGCCGATCGGGTGCCGCTGATGCGGCTGATCCATGCGCTCTCGACACGGCCCGCCGAAATTTTTGGGCTTGAGGCCGGTACGCTGAAGCCCGGCGCCAAGGCGGATATTACGCTGATCGATCTTGACGAACCGTGGCTGGTGTCGAAGGACATGATCCTGTCGCGCTCCAAGAACACCCCCTTCGACGAGGCCCGCTTCAGCGGACGCGCCGTTGCGACTTATGTCGCCGGCCGCCTCGTTCACGCTCTCTGA
- the plsY gene encoding glycerol-3-phosphate 1-O-acyltransferase PlsY, translating into MADLFTWSITLPIALMALAFGYLLGSIPFGLILTKAAGLGDIRSIGSGNIGATNVLRTGNKKLAAATLLLDAFKATAAALLAQALWGPEAGILGGFAAFMGHLFPVWLGFKGGKGVATYIGTLLGVAPAMVLVFAFVWLTVAKLSKYSSLSALVATLVIPVALWIVGEPKVALIMAVMTVISYWKHKGNIERLINGTEGKIGQKG; encoded by the coding sequence ATGGCCGATCTCTTCACCTGGTCGATCACCCTGCCGATCGCGCTTATGGCACTCGCCTTCGGGTACCTGCTCGGCTCCATTCCGTTCGGACTGATCCTCACCAAGGCGGCCGGCCTCGGCGACATCCGCTCGATCGGCTCCGGCAATATCGGTGCGACGAACGTGCTGCGCACCGGGAACAAGAAGCTCGCCGCCGCGACATTGCTGCTCGATGCCTTCAAGGCCACCGCCGCGGCCTTGCTTGCGCAGGCGCTTTGGGGACCGGAGGCCGGCATCCTCGGCGGTTTTGCCGCGTTCATGGGCCACCTCTTCCCGGTGTGGCTCGGCTTCAAAGGCGGCAAGGGTGTGGCGACTTATATCGGCACGCTGCTCGGCGTCGCACCCGCCATGGTGCTGGTCTTCGCCTTTGTCTGGCTGACGGTTGCCAAGCTCAGCAAATATTCGTCCCTGTCCGCCCTGGTTGCAACTCTTGTCATTCCGGTTGCATTGTGGATAGTAGGCGAGCCGAAGGTTGCGCTCATCATGGCGGTCATGACCGTGATTTCCTACTGGAAGCACAAGGGCAATATCGAGCGGCTGATCAACGGCACCGAGGGCAAGATCGGCCAGAAGGGGTAG
- the dprA gene encoding DNA-processing protein DprA, with amino-acid sequence MATDGARRKGIALSDKQRIAWLRLIRSDNVGPSTFRDLINHFGSAEAALAALPELSRRGGAARSIRIASTEDAERELDAAARLGARLIGIGEPEYPPALRQIDGAPPLLAMMGDVSIAPRPAVGIVGSRNASISGSKFAAMIARDCGRAGYTVTSGLARGIDTAAHRASLDTGTIAVLAGGIDQPYPPENIGLLQDISHGCGLAVSEMPLGWEPRARDFPRRNRLIAGISLGVVVVEAADRSGSLITARMAADFGRLVFAVPGSPLDPRCHGTNGLLKQGATVTTGSADVLEALAPLTDLDLFNPPAVDEPEETGQSAPLQPPDDSDRARIVNALGPTPVEVDDIIRHTELPASTVYLVLLELDLAGRLHRHPGGMVSLAMLV; translated from the coding sequence ATGGCAACGGACGGCGCAAGACGAAAGGGAATTGCGCTGTCGGACAAGCAGAGGATCGCCTGGCTACGGCTGATCCGCAGCGACAATGTCGGCCCTTCCACCTTTCGCGATCTCATCAACCATTTCGGATCGGCGGAGGCCGCGCTTGCCGCACTTCCAGAACTCTCCCGACGCGGCGGCGCTGCCCGCTCCATCCGCATTGCGAGCACTGAGGACGCCGAGCGCGAACTGGACGCCGCCGCCCGCCTCGGCGCCCGCCTCATCGGCATCGGCGAACCTGAATATCCGCCGGCGCTCAGACAGATCGACGGCGCGCCGCCGCTTCTCGCCATGATGGGAGACGTTTCGATCGCGCCACGCCCCGCGGTCGGCATCGTCGGCTCGCGCAATGCCTCGATCAGCGGGTCGAAGTTTGCCGCGATGATTGCGCGTGATTGCGGGCGCGCCGGCTACACCGTCACCTCCGGCCTCGCGCGTGGCATCGATACGGCCGCCCATCGCGCCAGCCTCGACACCGGCACCATCGCGGTTCTCGCCGGCGGGATCGACCAGCCCTATCCGCCGGAAAACATCGGCCTCCTGCAGGATATCTCGCACGGTTGCGGACTGGCGGTCAGCGAAATGCCGCTCGGATGGGAGCCCCGAGCACGCGATTTCCCGCGCCGCAATCGCCTGATTGCCGGAATTTCGCTGGGTGTCGTCGTGGTGGAGGCGGCGGATCGGTCCGGCTCGCTGATCACCGCCCGCATGGCCGCCGATTTCGGCCGGCTGGTCTTTGCCGTTCCCGGTTCGCCGCTTGATCCGCGCTGCCATGGGACGAACGGGCTTCTGAAACAGGGCGCGACCGTGACGACCGGATCCGCAGACGTGCTGGAGGCGCTCGCTCCCCTCACCGATCTCGATCTCTTCAACCCACCGGCCGTCGATGAACCGGAGGAGACGGGGCAATCCGCCCCTCTCCAGCCACCGGATGACAGCGACCGCGCGCGGATCGTCAACGCGCTCGGTCCGACGCCGGTGGAGGTGGACGACATCATCCGCCACACGGAACTGCCGGCCTCCACCGTCTATCTCGTGCTTCTGGAACTCGACCTGGCGGGGCGATTGCACCGCCATCCCGGTGGCATGGTGTCACTCGCGATGCTTGTCTGA